The Pseudomonas leptonychotis genomic sequence CAAATAAAGCGCGCCCATGGTGTCCAGATTGAGCACCGAGTCGGCACCACCGGCTAAGGCAATCTCGACTTCGCCGCGCCTGATCATTTGGAACGCATTGCCAATGGCCTGGGCCGCACCCGCACAAGCGCTGCTGATATTAATCACTGGCCCCTCACACCCGAGATCGTCGGCGATTACCTGGGCCAGGCGGTCGTTGCTCTGGCGCAGCGAACCTTGCACCTGCACCTCAACAGCACGCTGCATCAGGTGCCGCCAATCAGCACCTGCGTGTGCCTCATCCGCCAGGGCTAGCTGCATATCCGCCAGCATGTGCTGCGGCGCACCAGAGGCGCACAGAACAGCTGCATCACGCAGCTGCTCCGCTTGCAACCCGCTGTCACTGAACGCCTGAGTGGCTGCAACCCAGCCATAACGGCTACGCTTCTCCAGCGGCAACCGCCAGGCAGGGTGTTCCTGCAAATACGCTGGCAGCAGGCCCATATCTACCGCTGCGGCATAGCGCACCGGAAAACTGCCATCGGTTATTTCCTCGGGCTGCCAAGGACGGATGCAATGCGCACCATCGAGCATCTGCATCCACATGGACTGCCACTCGAAACCAAAACCGGTCACCGCGCCCATACCGGTGATCACTACTCGTCTCGCACTCATGCGCCCTTCTCCATCTTTGCGATTTCCAGCAGTAGCGCGCCGCAGTGCCCTGCGCGACTGCGCGTCATCAGCAAGACATAACGCGAGCGAGGCTCGTGCTCATGGCGTGAGTCGCCAATTGCATAGGCGATATCGGTCAACAGCGCACTGGCGCCAAGATCACCTGTGAGGTCACGACTGCTGCGTGGGGTGGCGGCTGGCGCGAACAACTCACGCAGAATCGGGTCTCGCTCATCAGCGACCAACAACTCGACATCGCTCAAGTTGACCCGCTCAGTACTTAAGGCCTGCTCTAGTACCCGCTCGGCCAAAGCCGCAGCACGTTCGACGCGGGCGCTGTAAGCCCGCCCCCAGCCCGCGACACGAATGACCAGCGGCGCGGTGAGCGGCGCAACAGTGGCCAACAGCACAGCTGCCGCCCCCTCCCCATAAATGTCAGCGTCAGTGCCATCGGGATAAGACGTCCCTTCACGCAGGTACAACGCAGGGGTGATGTTCGGGCTACTGCTGACCACCAACGCAGCGTCTGCACGCGCCTCAGCAAGCATGGTTACAGCCTCGATAAAAGCGTCGATGCCGGCATTGCTCTGCGAGCAGTAACCCGCCATCGGCCCATTGCAGCGCAGGCCTTCTGCGACATAAGCCATCACACTGCTGTTGAGTAGGGTCAACGCGTGCAGCGGTGGCGTATTGGCAAACAGCTGGCCGAGCAGTTTGTGTGGTTGCTCGCGAATGGCCTCTACTGCGTCCCAGCAAGGGCTCGGCGCATCGACCTCAGGAATTGCCGCAGTGAGGGCAACCCGCTCCGCAGGCAGTTGCAAGTCGCGCAATGCAGGCGCCAGACGCGCAGCACAGTGCAGCAAACGCAGGCCCTGAGCTTCAACACTGCGTTGGATCTTGCGATCGAACAAGTCGATGGCCAAACGCGGAGTGGCAATAGGCCGCGCCAACCGGTCCAACTTGAAAGTAGGCGCTTGCGCCGGCTGAGCAGCTGCATATAGATCGCTTGGAGAGCTGCCGGCCGCATTGAGCAGCGCGAGGTCGACCAGATAAACCTGACGTGCATGTGAGCCATTCATGCTCATGCCCTCCCCAATACGATGGAGCTGTTTACGCCACCGAAGCCGAACGAGTTGGACAGCACGATGTTGATCGACTGCTTGAGTGGCTCGCTAAGGAAGCGCAGTTCGGGAAACTCAGCGCCTTGCGCGTCGTAGTTCAGGGTCGGTAGCAACACCCCATCACGCAGACTGATCAGCGACAGCACCGCTTCGATGGCGCCGCTTCCAGCCAGGGAGTGACCCAGCGCAGATTTGTTGGCGCTCAGCGTCATGCCGTCCAACAGATCACCGAACAAGCGTTTCAGCGCATGGGCCTCGCAACTGTCATTGACCTGCGTTGAGGTACCGTGAGTGTTCACATGCTGTATGGCGTAGCGCAGCAGACCGGCGTCTTCGATGGCCGCTTCCATGCAGTGTTCGTACTTGCTGCCGTCGCGACTGCTTGAAGTCATTTTCTCCGACTCGCAAAAGTTGGCATAACCGAGCACGCGCCCCAGCGGTTTAGCGTTACGGCGCTCGGCATGCTGTTTCGATTCGAGGATGATTAAAGCCGCGCCCTCACTCAGCACGAAGCCGCTGCGATCACGCATAAACGGTCGACTCTGCTGCTGCGCCGGCACATCGGCCTTCTGGCACAAAGCCCCTAGGCTGTTGAACATGTAATAGGGCAACTCGTTAGCCATCAGCTCGACCGCACCACAGATAGCCAGGTCGATTTCGCCGCGCTCGATAGCCCGATAGGCACTACCAATGGCCACAGTACCGGCGGCACAGGCATCCGAATGGGTGGAAATGTGATCGCGAATGCCTAGCCGCTTAGCAAGATGTAAGGTTTGCTGGTCAACGCGGCGAGCAAACGGATGCTCTACCCTTTCCTGACGCTGTAGAAAGCGATCCAGATCAAGGCTGCCGCGCTCGTCCAAACACATACAAGCCAGATCAAGGTCCTGACTGTTGGCGCAGTACTTGTTTGCCCCCAAAAACAGGCCGCTGGCAACCTGACTGAAGGCCTCAGGCTGTAATCCTGCATGCTGCAAGGCTTGTTTCGCTACGTACTCGGCCAACACCGTCTGACGTGGTTGAGCGCTCGGGTTCTCATCAAACCCTGCACGCAACTGTTGCCACTGCTGATCGTCGATAAAGCCGGCCGCCGCGTTGGGAAAACCAAGCTCGACAAATAGTGGATGCTCACGTACGCAAGAACGCTTCTCGCATATGCGCTGGAACAGACTCTGTGCATCCAATACGGTGGGGGCCACCAGACCGTAGCCGGTGACATAAACTTCGCGCGCCCGCATACCGCCCCCTAGGCGACTGCCGACAGATGGGTCGCAACAAATTTCTCCACCAGACGCTGGGAGATTTCGTCACCGTCCACCGGCGTAACCCGGGCGCTACAAGAAGAACACACCACCTGCTGACGCTCATTCAACTCAGCATGTTCCCCGCCGCACTCGGGGCACACGGCAGGCAAGTAGTTGAAGACACCACGGCACTGCTCTGCCCAGTTACGCACAGTAGTCACAGCAAACACATCCGCAGGCTTCATGCCGACCCGTAACTGGTTCGACGCGTAGACGCTCAGGCTCTCCTCCAAGAGTGCCTTGCCCGCTTCGGTCAGCCCGCCTTCAAGGACAAATGCATCCAGGCTCCCGCAAACGGTTACCGCATGCTCAAGCACGCTGGTTTTCGGCAAGGTACAGCCATAGAGTCGACCAAGCTGAAAACTCAGATCGACAATATCCAAAGAATCGGCGGACAAATCCTCAACCAAGCTACTATCAGGCGCTATATCCGCGGCATCAATCGCCAGCAGTTGCGCTAATATTTCACGGGCACTAACGATAACTTCATTCAGTTCGACGGGGTTATTCATATGCAACTCCTTATTTGTCCATTTGCAGAATTTCGTCGTATCGCAACGCTAAACAAGCACTTCGCTGCGGACGGCAAATCTAAACTCTCCCCCTAAGGGTAGAGTCAATACGGCATTACCAACTTCGCGGAAATGTCATACACAAAAGGGACAAAGAGTTTCTTTACAACCCCACACTCTATCGAGCCTCAACCGCTCTAGATAAGGCCTTAACAAGAAACTTCCAACTTGCAAAACCACCAGACCAGCAACACCACTGCAGGCTTTCAACTACTTGCCAGCAAAGCATTATGCAAACCAGCTCACACCTCATGGCCAACTTCTGACGACTTTCTTTCATTGCAATGGCTGTGCATTTCAACGCGCGCGCCAAAACAGGGCATAAATGACTACAGGGTCATTAAAATAAAATCATTTATTCATAAATTTGATATGCAGCCGACATCAAGTATCCGTTAGTAAATACCTGACAGAAGAATTAAAGGCTTGGTATTTAATAATTGAAGTTACTAATACGAAAAATCAACTATTCAGACAGTGCTCAAGCACACTTCATCAAACCAATATGGATATACAGCTCACCCTCTGGAGCTTGCGGAACGCGCAGCTAGTTAGTGGATATAGCCACAACAATCGACGTGAGCCGTCAGCCCACAGGTAGCCTGGCAACACCTGTTGGCCTATTCACAATCGGTTAGCTCGACAGGTAAACGGCGCCGCCTGGCTTGGGAAAGCAGTGAGTGCCATGCATGCTTAACCCCACGCCTCTAGCTCGGCGCACAGCAGGACATTTTTAGGGACGCCGAGGTGCCTGCCCGCCAAGCGCAACCCGGTTTCGTGCCCGTAGGCTAAATGCTGACAATCCAGTAGCTGTAGCCCTACCCTATGGGTTAAAGCTACGAGTCGACGCCAGGTATTGAACGATGCAGTCAGTCGCCCGCATGGGGCGTGCGCGACTCCAAAATAGAGCCCCTCAATCACCGCAATCTAGCGATTTGACATGCTGACTCGCCGACAGAGGCCTACTGAGCGACCCACAGCAGGTTGATCAGTCCTTACGCGAAGGCGATAACAGCTCGATCTTGTAGCCGTCCGGGTCTTCTACAAACGCCAGGATGCTACTGCCATGCTTCATCGGCCCTGGCTCACGGGTGATCTTGCCGCCGCGGGCACGGATGTCTTCGCAGGCTTTGTACACATCAGCCACTTCCAGAGCGATATGGCCATAGCCGCTGCCCAAGTCGTAACTCTCTACGCCCCAGTTATGGGTCAGCTCAATCACGCTGTTATGCGCCTCATCGCCGTAGCCGACGAACGCCAGGGTGAACTGCCCCTCGGGGTAGTCCTTGCGACGCAGCAGGGTCATGCCCAGCACTTCGGTGTAGAACGCGATGGATTTATCCATATCGCCGACGCGCAGCATGGTGTGCAGCAGTCTCATCAGGTATCTCCTCATCATTGCCCGCGATACCGGGCTTATAAATGCAAACCCCGGCTTATGGCCGGGGTTTGGTCAGGCTCAGGTGCTCAAGTCTATCAGAGCATCTTGCGGCCTTTGCCGGCGGCAATGCGCAGGCGCAGGGCGTTGAGCTTGATAAAGCCTGCAGCGTCCTGCTGATTGTAAGCACCGCCGTCTTCTTCAAAGGTGGCGATATTGGCATCGAACAGGGAATCATCGGACTTACGCCCGGTGACGATCATGTTGCCCTTGTACAGCTTCATGCGTACCACGCCGTTCACGTTGGCCTGGGATGCATCGATCATCTGTTGCAGCATCAGACGCTCTGGGCTCCACCAGAAACCGTTGTAGATCAGGCTGGCATATTTCGGCATCAGCTCGTCTTTCAGGTGGGCGACTTCGCGGTCCAGGGTGATCGACTCCATGGCGCGGTGACCCTTGAGCATAATGGTGCCACCCGGGGTTTCGTAGCAGCCACGGGCTTTCATGCCCACGTAGCGGTTCTCGACCATATCCAGGCGGCCAATACCGTTGGCCCCGCCGATGCGGTTCAACTCAGCCAGTACGGTAGCCGGGCTCATCTCAACGCCGTCAATCGCAACGATGTCGCCGCCGCGGTAGGTCAGCTCAATGTAGGTTGGGGTGTTGGGTGCGTTCTCTGGCGAGGTGGTCCAACGCCACATGTCTTCTTCGTGCTCGGTCCAGGTGTCTTCCAGCACGCCACCTTCATAGGAGATGTGCAGCAAGTTGGCATCCATGGAGTACGGCGACTTTTTCTTGCCATGACGCTCGATCGGGATGGCGTGCTTCTCTGCGTAATCCATCAGCTTTTCACGGGACATCAAATCCCATTCACGCCATGGCGCAATCACTTTCACACCCGGCTTCAGTGCATAGGCACCCAGCTCGAAACGCACTTGGTCGTTACCCTTACCGGTCGCGCCATGGGAGATAGCGTCAGCGCCGGTTTCGTTGGCAATTTCGATCAAGCGCTTGGCGATCAGCGGACGAGCGATCGAAGTGCCGAGGAGGTACTCGCCTTCATAAATAGTGTTGGCGCGGAACATCGGGAAAACGAAATCACGCACGAACTCTTCGCGCAGGTCATCGATGTAGATTTCTTTAACGCCCATGGCCTTCGCCTTGGCGCGAGCCGGCTCGACTTCCTCCCCCTGGCCGAGGTCTGCGGTGAAGGTCACCACTTCGCAGTTATAGGTGTCTTGCAGCCACTTGAGGATCACGGAAGTGTCCAGGCCACCGGAATATGCCAGGACTACCTTGTTTACGTCGGCCATGCCATCAACTCCACGGGGTTGTGCGGGAAACCCGTGATTCTACTGGTCGCGTCGCCTTATTTACAGAGGCGCGACAGCTTGTGACGACCAAGCGACGGTTAAATTGTTGAACAACCGTGCAATCACTGTTGCTAGGACGTGGCCGCAGGGTCAGTCGGCGCCGCTGCTGGCGCAGGTGGCACAGCGGCCTCAGGCACGCGATCAAGGAGGATGGTCACCCGACGATTCTTCGCCCGATTCGCTTCATTATTATTCGGCGCAACCGGGTAACGCTCACCATGAAAACGCATGGTGATCTGCTCAGGCGCAATCCCGCTCGCTTTGAGGTATTCCATTACGGCCAAAGCCCGGCGGCGTGACAGATCGCGATTGGTCAGACGATTGCCGCTGTTGTCAGCATGCCCGTCAAGCTGAATACGGTTGACGCTGGGGTCTGCCTTGAGGAAGTTCAAGATGATCTCCAGCTTAGCCTGGGCCAGCGGCTCAAGGTCCACCCCGCCCCCCGGAAAGCCGACCTGGCTTTTACGTATTTGATCAAAGTTCACCGGCAGCAGCTTGGCCGTGCAGTCCAAATAATCGTTGTAGGCCTTATGGAACTTAGCGGGCAGCAGACGCACCTCAACCGCATCACCGCCCATTGCCGCGCGATGCCGCACCACTGGGCTGCGGCCTTCAAGCAACCCCGTCAGCAAGCGCGCGCCCTGCTCCTGGGAACTGTTAAACAGCACCTCGGCGGGCACAACGCTGACCGAGCCCAGGTTGATATCACCTCGCCCCGGCTGCCAGGGCGCCGCCGCCGCCAACAGCGTGGCATTGCCAGCACCCAGCCAACGCTCGCGGGCTTCGAGACTGAAGGTGACCTGCTCGCCGGCACGGCGCACAAACACCCCGGATCCGAAATCGGTGACGGGCTGCGACAGACGGCACTCAAATTGATCGCCGTCTACCTTCCACTCGATCTTCTCCAGACGCGTCTGGAAACTGATAGCAAGAGCAGGCTGGCTTGCCAGCAGGCAAAGCATGGCGAATGGGGTGAGTCGCACGACAGGCTCCAGGGAATACGGCTTACCCTGTGGCTATCGGTGCCTTCGCGGAAAACTTGAGCACAACCTGTAACTGCTCACACGTATCGCCAGCGCACGTCGAGCCTGCAGCAGGTTTACCGCTTTACCGGTAAGCGCCGCTTTCAGCGTGCTGCAACGGGGCTTTTCCGGTAGCATTCTCGCCACGTTTTGCCCGCCTGGAAGCTTCCATGACTGACCGCCTTACCCTGCTGCGTCCCGACGACTGGCACATCCACCTGCGTGACGGTGGCGTACTGCCGCACACCGTCGCCGATGTAGCCCGTACCTTCGGCCGCGCCATCATCATGCCCAACCTGGTGCCGCCCGTGCGCAATGCCAGTGAAGCCGACGCCTACCGTCAGCGTATTCTTAGCGCCCGCCCAGCCGGCAGTCGCTTTGAACCCCTGATGGTGCTGTACCTCACGGACTTGACCGAGCCGGACGCTATTCGCACCGCCAAGGCCTCAGGCTTCGTGCATGCAGCCAAGCTCTATCCGGCCGGCGCAACCACTAACTCTGATTCCGGCGTAACCAGCATCGACAAGATTTTTCCGGTGCTTGAAACCATGGCCGAAGTGGGCATGCCGTTGCTGGTGCATGGCGAAGTAACGCGCAACGAGGTCGATATATTCGACCGCGAGAAAGTCTTTATCGGCGAGCATTTAAGCCGTGTGGTCGAGCGCTTTCCAACCCTGAAAGTGGTCTTCGAGCACATCACCACCCGCGATGCGGTGGAGTTCGTGCAAAGCGCCTCGGCCAACGTTGGCGCGACCATCACCGCCCACCATCTGCTGTACAACCGCAACCACATGCTGGTTGGCGGCATTCGCCCGCACCTCTTTTGCTTACCAGTCCTCAAGCGCAATACCCATCAGGACGCGCTGCTGGATGCGGCCACCAGCGGCAACGCCAAGTTCTTCCTCGGTACAGACTCGGCACCGCACGCCAAGCACGCCAAGGAAGCAGCCTGCGGCTGCGCCGGCTGTTACACCGCCTATGCCGCCATCGAGCTGTATGCCGAAGCCTTCGAGCAGCGCAACGCGCTGGACAAACTAGAAGCCTTCGCCAGCCTCAACGGCCCGGACTTCTACGGCCTGCCGCGCAACAGCGACAGCATCACCCTGGTGCGTGAAGACTGGACCGCACCGGCCAGCTTGCCGCTGGGCGATCAAACCGTTATCCCGCTGCGCGCCGGTGAAACCCTGCGCTGGCGTCTGCTGGAGAAGCACGCGTGAGTGAAGACCTGTACGACGACGAATCTGAGGGCAACAGCCATTCTGGCCCACGCCACCCGATGGCCGCGCGTTTTCGTGGCTACCTGCCGGTAGTCGTGGATGTGGAAACCGGTGGCTTCAATAGCGCTACCGACGCGCTGCTGGAAATTGCTGCCACCACCATCGGCATGGACGAAGGTGGTTTCCTCTATCCGGAGCACACCCAGTTCTTCCGTGTCGAGCCGTTCGTAGGTGCGAATATCGAGCAAGCGGCGCTGGATTTTACCGGCATCAAGCTCGATCACCCCTTGCGCATGGCCGTTACTGAGGAGCACGCGCTGACGGAGATTTTCCGTGGTCTGCGCAAATCACTAAAAGCCAACGGCTGCAAACGAGCAATCCTGGTCGGCCATAACAGCAGTTTCGACTTGGGCTTTCTCAATGCGGCCGTGGTGCGTACTGGCATCAAGCGCAACCCGTTCCATCCCTTCTCCAGTTTTGATACCGCGACCCTGGCCGGCCTCGCCTATGGCCAGACCGTGTTAGCCAAAGCTTGCCAGGCCGCCGGGATCGATTTCGATGGCAAAGAAGCCCACTCGGCCCGTTACGACACTGAAAAGACTGCCGAGCTGTTCTGCGGCATCGTCAATCGGTGGAAAGAGATGGGCGGCTGGATGGACTTCGACGACTAGGGTTAGGGCAGTCAACGATCTGCTGCGCGTCCGCCCTGCTACGTTAAAAACAGACGAGTAATGCTCATGTACAAAAGTACACTCCGCTTACTCGCCTGCCTTTGCCTTGCAGGACTGTAGCTCGCAAGATCTAGAGCAGTTGTGTCTATGCTGACGCCAGACATGAGCCAATAAAAAGCCCCGCACTAAGCGGGGCTTTTTATTGGCTCATAAACCGCGCAGGCCAAAGCCTGCGCGTTTACCCTTATGCGCTTTGCGCC encodes the following:
- the pyrC gene encoding dihydroorotase, with amino-acid sequence MTDRLTLLRPDDWHIHLRDGGVLPHTVADVARTFGRAIIMPNLVPPVRNASEADAYRQRILSARPAGSRFEPLMVLYLTDLTEPDAIRTAKASGFVHAAKLYPAGATTNSDSGVTSIDKIFPVLETMAEVGMPLLVHGEVTRNEVDIFDREKVFIGEHLSRVVERFPTLKVVFEHITTRDAVEFVQSASANVGATITAHHLLYNRNHMLVGGIRPHLFCLPVLKRNTHQDALLDAATSGNAKFFLGTDSAPHAKHAKEAACGCAGCYTAYAAIELYAEAFEQRNALDKLEAFASLNGPDFYGLPRNSDSITLVREDWTAPASLPLGDQTVIPLRAGETLRWRLLEKHA
- a CDS encoding flagellar protein MotY; the protein is MLCLLASQPALAISFQTRLEKIEWKVDGDQFECRLSQPVTDFGSGVFVRRAGEQVTFSLEARERWLGAGNATLLAAAAPWQPGRGDINLGSVSVVPAEVLFNSSQEQGARLLTGLLEGRSPVVRHRAAMGGDAVEVRLLPAKFHKAYNDYLDCTAKLLPVNFDQIRKSQVGFPGGGVDLEPLAQAKLEIILNFLKADPSVNRIQLDGHADNSGNRLTNRDLSRRRALAVMEYLKASGIAPEQITMRFHGERYPVAPNNNEANRAKNRRVTILLDRVPEAAVPPAPAAAPTDPAATS
- a CDS encoding acyl carrier protein; translated protein: MNNPVELNEVIVSAREILAQLLAIDAADIAPDSSLVEDLSADSLDIVDLSFQLGRLYGCTLPKTSVLEHAVTVCGSLDAFVLEGGLTEAGKALLEESLSVYASNQLRVGMKPADVFAVTTVRNWAEQCRGVFNYLPAVCPECGGEHAELNERQQVVCSSCSARVTPVDGDEISQRLVEKFVATHLSAVA
- a CDS encoding beta-ketoacyl-[acyl-carrier-protein] synthase family protein, with translation MRAREVYVTGYGLVAPTVLDAQSLFQRICEKRSCVREHPLFVELGFPNAAAGFIDDQQWQQLRAGFDENPSAQPRQTVLAEYVAKQALQHAGLQPEAFSQVASGLFLGANKYCANSQDLDLACMCLDERGSLDLDRFLQRQERVEHPFARRVDQQTLHLAKRLGIRDHISTHSDACAAGTVAIGSAYRAIERGEIDLAICGAVELMANELPYYMFNSLGALCQKADVPAQQQSRPFMRDRSGFVLSEGAALIILESKQHAERRNAKPLGRVLGYANFCESEKMTSSSRDGSKYEHCMEAAIEDAGLLRYAIQHVNTHGTSTQVNDSCEAHALKRLFGDLLDGMTLSANKSALGHSLAGSGAIEAVLSLISLRDGVLLPTLNYDAQGAEFPELRFLSEPLKQSINIVLSNSFGFGGVNSSIVLGRA
- the gloA gene encoding lactoylglutathione lyase, which translates into the protein MRLLHTMLRVGDMDKSIAFYTEVLGMTLLRRKDYPEGQFTLAFVGYGDEAHNSVIELTHNWGVESYDLGSGYGHIALEVADVYKACEDIRARGGKITREPGPMKHGSSILAFVEDPDGYKIELLSPSRKD
- a CDS encoding beta-ketoacyl-[acyl-carrier-protein] synthase family protein: MSARRVVITGMGAVTGFGFEWQSMWMQMLDGAHCIRPWQPEEITDGSFPVRYAAAVDMGLLPAYLQEHPAWRLPLEKRSRYGWVAATQAFSDSGLQAEQLRDAAVLCASGAPQHMLADMQLALADEAHAGADWRHLMQRAVEVQVQGSLRQSNDRLAQVIADDLGCEGPVINISSACAGAAQAIGNAFQMIRRGEVEIALAGGADSVLNLDTMGALYLLGAASSEQRWGKDLCRPFDRDRSGLVAGEGGGFIVLETLERALARGAKPYAEIIGFGSSLDAYKVTAPDPQGRGAAFAMQAALRDAGVEPEQVDMINAHGTSTPLNDATETLAIKNVFSRGDHYQQLAVSANKSQFGHLIAAAGAPEMMLTALACRDDRITPTVNLHHPDNGCDLQYCAQQAVSRRVDLALSNSFGFGGLNTSLVVRKYREVL
- a CDS encoding argininosuccinate synthase, which codes for MADVNKVVLAYSGGLDTSVILKWLQDTYNCEVVTFTADLGQGEEVEPARAKAKAMGVKEIYIDDLREEFVRDFVFPMFRANTIYEGEYLLGTSIARPLIAKRLIEIANETGADAISHGATGKGNDQVRFELGAYALKPGVKVIAPWREWDLMSREKLMDYAEKHAIPIERHGKKKSPYSMDANLLHISYEGGVLEDTWTEHEEDMWRWTTSPENAPNTPTYIELTYRGGDIVAIDGVEMSPATVLAELNRIGGANGIGRLDMVENRYVGMKARGCYETPGGTIMLKGHRAMESITLDREVAHLKDELMPKYASLIYNGFWWSPERLMLQQMIDASQANVNGVVRMKLYKGNMIVTGRKSDDSLFDANIATFEEDGGAYNQQDAAGFIKLNALRLRIAAGKGRKML
- a CDS encoding beta-ketoacyl synthase, with protein sequence MNGSHARQVYLVDLALLNAAGSSPSDLYAAAQPAQAPTFKLDRLARPIATPRLAIDLFDRKIQRSVEAQGLRLLHCAARLAPALRDLQLPAERVALTAAIPEVDAPSPCWDAVEAIREQPHKLLGQLFANTPPLHALTLLNSSVMAYVAEGLRCNGPMAGYCSQSNAGIDAFIEAVTMLAEARADAALVVSSSPNITPALYLREGTSYPDGTDADIYGEGAAAVLLATVAPLTAPLVIRVAGWGRAYSARVERAAALAERVLEQALSTERVNLSDVELLVADERDPILRELFAPAATPRSSRDLTGDLGASALLTDIAYAIGDSRHEHEPRSRYVLLMTRSRAGHCGALLLEIAKMEKGA
- the rnt gene encoding ribonuclease T; translation: MSEDLYDDESEGNSHSGPRHPMAARFRGYLPVVVDVETGGFNSATDALLEIAATTIGMDEGGFLYPEHTQFFRVEPFVGANIEQAALDFTGIKLDHPLRMAVTEEHALTEIFRGLRKSLKANGCKRAILVGHNSSFDLGFLNAAVVRTGIKRNPFHPFSSFDTATLAGLAYGQTVLAKACQAAGIDFDGKEAHSARYDTEKTAELFCGIVNRWKEMGGWMDFDD